The Desulfosporosinus acidiphilus SJ4 genome has a window encoding:
- a CDS encoding DUF1254 domain-containing protein has protein sequence MNRDTIITIRWLDLSKGPQILHVPDMSGRYYSVQFTDSSKNTTFSYVGKRTTGTEAGTYLICGPDWKGAVPQGVSQISSPNNSALVDAAIVCDVLCKKSFFSC, from the coding sequence GTGAACCGTGACACGATTATCACGATCCGCTGGTTAGACCTCAGTAAAGGACCGCAAATCTTGCATGTGCCGGACATGTCCGGCCGATATTACAGTGTGCAGTTCACCGATTCGTCGAAAAATACTACCTTTTCCTACGTCGGTAAACGTACCACAGGAACCGAGGCCGGAACCTACCTCATCTGCGGTCCCGATTGGAAAGGAGCCGTGCCGCAGGGGGTGTCACAAATTTCTTCGCCAAATAATTCGGCGCTCGTTGATGCAGCCATAGTGTGCGATGTTCTCTGTAAAAAATCGTTTTTTTCCTGTTAA
- a CDS encoding sensor histidine kinase: MLRNKEFRQFAILFSLIAAAAVTLGFTINKAAGMLAIASAAAFGTALFAFTKARYKSIAQISDQINLVLHNVDHLYISESDEGELSILQNEITKMMLRIREQNDALKKEKEHLADSLADIAHQLRTPLTSVNLILSLLENDPDKNERKALIRETKELFEQMDWLLTSLLKLSRLDAGIVVFKGEEIDVNTLISAAIHPFLIPLELHNIALQIDVPKGIILQGDSGWLSEAIQNILKNCMESAGDNGKIVIACTDNPLFTEIAIHDSGAGFEKEDLPCLFDRFYRGKNAGATGYGIGLALCKMIITRQGGMITAKNHSQGGAIFAIRFPK, from the coding sequence ATGCTTCGGAATAAAGAGTTTCGGCAGTTCGCCATTTTGTTCTCCTTAATCGCCGCCGCCGCTGTAACGCTGGGATTTACAATCAATAAAGCTGCTGGAATGCTTGCCATTGCTTCTGCCGCCGCTTTTGGAACAGCGCTTTTTGCATTTACCAAAGCCCGATATAAAAGCATTGCGCAGATTTCAGATCAAATCAATCTTGTGCTTCATAATGTTGATCATCTGTATATTAGTGAATCGGATGAGGGCGAACTTTCTATTCTGCAAAACGAGATTACAAAGATGATGCTGCGTATTCGGGAGCAAAACGACGCGCTGAAAAAAGAAAAAGAACATCTTGCCGATTCTCTGGCCGACATAGCTCACCAACTCCGCACCCCGCTCACATCCGTAAACCTTATTCTATCATTATTAGAGAATGACCCTGACAAAAATGAACGGAAAGCATTGATACGGGAAACTAAGGAATTGTTCGAACAGATGGATTGGCTGCTTACTTCCCTGTTGAAATTATCCCGCCTAGATGCGGGCATTGTGGTTTTCAAAGGTGAGGAGATCGATGTGAACACTTTGATAAGCGCCGCGATTCACCCGTTTTTGATCCCACTTGAGCTGCACAATATTGCTTTGCAAATAGACGTGCCGAAAGGGATAATCCTTCAGGGCGATTCTGGTTGGCTTTCCGAAGCCATTCAAAATATCCTCAAAAATTGCATGGAAAGCGCAGGCGATAACGGGAAGATTGTGATTGCCTGCACAGACAACCCGCTGTTTACCGAGATTGCCATCCATGACAGCGGCGCAGGCTTTGAAAAAGAAGATCTGCCCTGCCTGTTTGACAGGTTCTATCGTGGGAAAAACGCTGGTGCGACGGGGTACGGGATCGGATTGGCTCTCTGCAAGATGATTATAACGAGGCAGGGCGGGATGATTACCGCTAAAAATCACTCGCAGGGCGGCGCGATATTTGCCATTCGTTTCCCAAAGTGA
- a CDS encoding cyclase family protein yields MRKFIDLSISIENNIPSDPKEMIPNIQYMNHDIGAQQMAAFFPGIDTANDLPDGKGWAIEQLTLSSHTGTHIDAPWHYHPTMSNGQRALTIDEIPLEWCMGNGVKLDLTKFPDGYLVTVEDLEDAFKNIGYKLKAGDIVLVNTGADKFWGKPEYLIKGCGMGKEATLWLCEKGVRVVGTDAWSWDRPLPLIAKDFVQSKDPSIIWEGHFAGIECGYCHIEKLTNLEKLPSFGFTFCCFPIKIKNASGGWIRAVAILDE; encoded by the coding sequence ATGAGAAAGTTTATTGATTTAAGCATTTCTATTGAAAATAATATACCGTCAGATCCGAAGGAAATGATACCAAATATCCAATATATGAACCATGATATAGGTGCGCAACAAATGGCCGCATTCTTTCCCGGTATTGATACAGCAAATGATTTACCTGATGGAAAAGGCTGGGCTATTGAACAATTGACTCTATCATCGCATACAGGAACACATATTGATGCACCTTGGCATTATCATCCAACAATGAGTAACGGTCAAAGAGCATTAACCATTGATGAAATTCCTCTTGAATGGTGTATGGGTAATGGTGTCAAACTGGATTTAACCAAATTTCCCGATGGGTATCTTGTTACAGTTGAAGATTTGGAAGATGCCTTTAAAAATATTGGATATAAGTTAAAAGCAGGCGACATTGTTCTTGTAAACACTGGAGCAGATAAATTTTGGGGCAAACCGGAATATTTAATTAAAGGGTGCGGAATGGGTAAAGAAGCGACACTGTGGTTATGTGAAAAAGGTGTTCGGGTTGTTGGAACGGATGCATGGAGTTGGGATCGTCCATTGCCTTTGATTGCAAAAGATTTTGTGCAAAGTAAAGATCCATCAATTATTTGGGAAGGTCATTTTGCAGGGATTGAATGTGGGTATTGCCATATTGAAAAACTCACCAATCTAGAAAAATTACCTTCATTTGGTTTTACCTTTTGTTGTTTCCCGATAAAAATCAAGAATGCAAGTGGTGGATGGATAAGAGCCGTTGCTATTTTAGACGAATAA
- a CDS encoding glutathionylspermidine synthase family protein — translation MKRCQYPEVREKFYGSIREVFSWDWIDGNEYGLAGIHYINEEFRQEIAMATDGLGKIYAKTVVMVQQSPESLLEMLGLPTETFQAIRLPILPEIPTTIGRFDFAHTAQGIKMLEFNADTPTSVVEAFYTNGKACEFFGAGNPNLGMEQDLTDAFQGIVECYQGLGYPIENIVFSALDWHEEDKGTVEYLLKRSDLPGRFVPLENLRVIEDELCAFIEGEYQKIDVWYRLHALEKLAEEKDEDGYPTGAHVLDLIARGRLAIINPPAAFIAQTKAMQALIWGLHEAKRFYTEVEHEIIERYMLPTYLENPFLGKEPFVAKPIYGREGGAVSIFQADGSVLEKDRDEMYWEQPMIYQKFVELEEVESMTVTGPYKGRLLWGSFLVGGKASAISARIGERITGNLSCFLPSGYKK, via the coding sequence GTGAAGAGGTGTCAATACCCAGAGGTTCGTGAAAAGTTTTACGGGTCCATTCGCGAGGTTTTCTCCTGGGACTGGATCGATGGAAATGAATATGGCTTAGCTGGAATCCACTATATTAACGAGGAGTTTCGTCAGGAAATTGCTATGGCAACGGATGGACTCGGGAAGATCTATGCAAAAACTGTAGTGATGGTTCAGCAAAGTCCAGAAAGTTTGCTTGAAATGTTGGGACTCCCCACGGAAACGTTTCAGGCGATTCGGCTCCCGATCTTGCCAGAAATTCCGACGACGATCGGTCGCTTTGATTTTGCGCATACCGCACAGGGGATTAAAATGCTGGAATTTAATGCAGATACCCCCACAAGTGTGGTCGAAGCATTTTATACAAATGGTAAAGCGTGTGAGTTTTTTGGTGCAGGCAACCCCAATTTAGGGATGGAGCAGGACCTCACAGATGCCTTTCAGGGGATTGTCGAATGCTATCAGGGGTTAGGCTACCCGATAGAAAATATCGTTTTTAGCGCCTTGGATTGGCATGAAGAGGATAAGGGAACAGTGGAGTACTTATTGAAAAGGTCGGACCTGCCTGGTCGATTTGTCCCACTGGAAAATCTCAGAGTGATTGAGGATGAACTCTGTGCGTTTATCGAAGGAGAGTATCAGAAAATTGATGTTTGGTACCGGCTTCATGCACTGGAAAAATTGGCTGAGGAGAAGGATGAGGATGGATATCCCACAGGAGCCCATGTTCTTGATCTAATCGCCCGAGGAAGATTGGCGATTATCAATCCCCCGGCAGCGTTCATTGCCCAGACTAAGGCAATGCAGGCTTTAATATGGGGTTTGCATGAGGCAAAAAGGTTCTATACTGAGGTTGAGCATGAAATTATTGAGCGCTATATGCTCCCGACTTATCTGGAAAATCCTTTTTTAGGGAAAGAACCCTTTGTGGCAAAACCTATTTATGGGAGAGAAGGAGGAGCTGTCAGTATTTTTCAAGCGGATGGTAGCGTACTAGAGAAAGACAGGGATGAAATGTATTGGGAGCAACCGATGATCTATCAGAAATTCGTGGAGCTGGAGGAAGTGGAAAGCATGACAGTGACCGGCCCTTATAAGGGACGATTACTCTGGGGATCTTTTCTCGTCGGAGGAAAGGCCTCAGCGATCAGTGCAAGAATCGGGGAGCGAATCACAGGAAATCTATCGTGCTTTTTGCCGTCGGGATATAAGAAATAA
- a CDS encoding ABC transporter ATP-binding protein, protein MEFLKIEDLYKVYGKGESQVTALDHVSLAIERGEFTAIIGSSGSGKSTLLHAIAGVDKPTGGKVYLEGQDVYAQSNEKLAIFRRRQVGLIYQFHNLIPTLNVVENITLPILMDSRKVNEERLNDLLELLGLHERRTHLPNQLSGGQQQRVAIGRALMNAPAVMLADEPTGSLDSRNSHEIIHLLKESHTKYHQTLIIVTHDENIALQADRIIGISDGKVVRDERQAARS, encoded by the coding sequence ATGGAGTTTTTAAAAATTGAAGATTTATACAAGGTCTACGGTAAGGGCGAAAGCCAAGTCACCGCGCTTGACCATGTTTCGCTTGCCATCGAAAGGGGAGAGTTTACCGCAATCATCGGTTCCTCAGGTTCCGGCAAATCCACTCTACTGCACGCTATCGCTGGTGTGGATAAGCCAACGGGGGGGAAGGTGTATCTTGAGGGGCAGGATGTCTATGCCCAAAGCAACGAAAAGCTTGCCATTTTCCGTAGACGGCAGGTCGGACTTATTTATCAGTTTCACAATCTCATTCCTACACTGAATGTGGTGGAAAACATCACCCTGCCGATTCTGATGGACAGTCGGAAGGTCAACGAGGAGAGGTTGAATGACCTGTTGGAGTTGCTTGGCCTGCATGAGCGGAGAACACATTTGCCGAACCAGCTTTCCGGCGGTCAGCAGCAGCGCGTGGCCATCGGCCGCGCATTGATGAATGCCCCAGCTGTGATGCTTGCCGACGAACCCACCGGCAGTTTGGACAGCCGCAACAGTCATGAGATCATCCATCTGCTTAAAGAAAGCCATACAAAGTACCATCAGACCCTGATCATCGTCACGCACGATGAAAACATCGCTTTGCAGGCAGACCGTATCATCGGAATCTCGGATGGTAAAGTGGTGCGGGACGAGAGGCAGGCGGCTCGCTCATGA
- a CDS encoding ABC transporter permease, translated as MNIFNKVALQGLKKSRTRTFVTIIGVVLSAALITAVASFGVSLLNYMANGAAQKYGGWDVEFEDVNSSFVAKQASNNNVSNTATFENIGYAKLEGGKNPKKPYLLIAGFSKKAFAALPIELVSGRLPKNGGEILVSGSVMTKGGVQFKVGDMLTLDVGNRMNGNEKLGQSDPYTAESETLVPQDERTYTVVGICQTPHFEENSAPGYTLITTADAPGTADDLSLFVTLKNPRDVHAYAQKTAGSHAYILNNDLLRFMGLSDDPGDKVFNDLLYSSGSIVVFIIMIGSIFLIYNSFNISLNERTYQFGILSSVGATAKQLRHCVLFEGLCIGAVGIPIGVIVGIGSMGLVLDLVAKNFGNVLYSNVPLTLTVSAPAIIGAAAVSMVTILISAYIPARKAANMPVMECIRQTNEVKVEAKAIKTSKPAQHIFGLEGTLALKNSKRNKGRYRSIVLSLVLSIVLFVSASAFVTYLKQASEQAKAVSNYDISFGTQDMNDSKMLQLYDKLKTAAGITDSSYQVVMKYSCSAKASDLSDAYWESAGVHSSNETVNLPMQIQFLDDRTYLKIIKGLGLSEKEYTGQNAKLIAVAKVQGHSNWEEKVGQIKDIFKNSSLYFTIAPKINSEPKTEHGQNVSITIVNTVPPDTPAVTGMSMLSPYTIMGMAPYSLKEKLVHSETASNIRVKGMTFRSMNPSQSVAEMKMMIQGEGITASYLLLNSSEIFDQNRNMIFIANVFAYTFIIMISLIAAANVFNTISTNIKLRRRELAMLRSVGMSDRDFNKMMCFECAFYGERALLVGLPLAIIFSWLIYKGMVAGGADNINFVFPWGSIGISVFSVLFVVFITMLYAISKIKKENIIDALRDDMN; from the coding sequence ATGAACATTTTCAACAAAGTAGCACTGCAAGGCCTCAAAAAGAGCCGCACGCGCACATTTGTAACGATTATCGGCGTTGTTCTGTCTGCCGCCCTGATTACGGCAGTGGCTTCCTTTGGCGTTTCCCTGCTAAACTATATGGCGAACGGCGCGGCCCAGAAATACGGCGGTTGGGACGTAGAATTTGAGGATGTGAATTCTTCTTTCGTAGCCAAACAGGCAAGTAACAACAATGTTTCAAATACCGCAACATTTGAAAATATCGGCTACGCAAAACTTGAAGGCGGGAAGAACCCCAAAAAACCGTATCTTCTTATCGCCGGATTCAGCAAGAAAGCCTTTGCCGCCCTGCCCATCGAGCTGGTTTCCGGAAGGCTGCCGAAAAACGGCGGGGAGATTCTTGTTTCGGGGAGTGTCATGACAAAAGGCGGCGTTCAGTTCAAGGTGGGCGACATGCTTACCCTTGATGTCGGGAACCGCATGAACGGAAACGAGAAGCTCGGCCAGAGTGATCCGTACACCGCCGAGAGTGAAACTCTTGTGCCGCAGGACGAGAGAACCTACACGGTGGTCGGCATCTGTCAAACGCCCCACTTTGAGGAAAATTCCGCGCCGGGATACACCTTAATCACAACCGCAGATGCCCCAGGCACAGCGGACGATCTCAGCTTGTTTGTCACGCTGAAAAACCCGCGTGACGTTCATGCTTATGCACAAAAAACAGCCGGAAGCCATGCTTACATCTTGAATAATGATTTGCTGCGTTTCATGGGTCTTTCGGACGATCCGGGCGATAAGGTGTTTAACGATCTTCTGTACTCCAGCGGGAGCATTGTAGTCTTCATCATCATGATTGGTTCGATTTTTTTAATTTACAATTCCTTCAACATCTCCTTGAACGAGCGCACATATCAGTTCGGGATTCTCTCGTCGGTGGGAGCCACCGCGAAGCAACTGCGCCATTGTGTGCTGTTTGAGGGGCTTTGTATCGGTGCGGTCGGCATACCGATTGGTGTTATTGTCGGAATAGGCAGCATGGGGCTTGTGCTTGACCTTGTCGCCAAGAATTTTGGAAACGTTCTCTACAGTAACGTCCCTTTAACATTGACGGTATCCGCCCCCGCGATTATCGGCGCAGCGGCGGTCAGCATGGTTACGATTCTGATTTCGGCCTATATTCCGGCTCGCAAGGCTGCCAATATGCCTGTGATGGAGTGTATTCGCCAGACGAATGAGGTGAAAGTGGAAGCTAAAGCAATCAAAACCTCAAAACCGGCACAGCACATCTTCGGCCTGGAAGGTACGCTTGCGCTGAAAAACTCCAAGAGAAACAAGGGACGTTATCGCAGCATTGTGCTGTCACTTGTTTTAAGCATTGTGTTGTTTGTATCGGCCAGCGCTTTTGTAACGTATTTGAAACAGGCATCGGAGCAGGCAAAAGCGGTTAGCAACTACGACATCAGTTTTGGCACACAGGATATGAACGACAGCAAAATGCTGCAGCTTTACGACAAACTGAAAACTGCCGCCGGTATTACCGACAGCTCCTATCAAGTTGTTATGAAGTATTCCTGCTCTGCCAAAGCAAGTGATCTTTCAGACGCTTACTGGGAATCCGCGGGAGTACATTCGTCGAACGAAACGGTCAATCTGCCAATGCAAATCCAGTTTCTTGATGACAGAACCTATCTGAAAATTATCAAAGGCTTGGGTTTGTCCGAGAAGGAATATACCGGGCAAAACGCGAAACTGATTGCTGTCGCCAAAGTGCAAGGCCACAGCAACTGGGAGGAGAAGGTTGGCCAGATCAAGGATATATTCAAGAATTCTTCCCTGTATTTTACCATCGCTCCCAAAATAAATAGCGAGCCGAAAACGGAACATGGACAAAACGTAAGCATTACGATTGTCAATACCGTGCCGCCTGATACACCAGCGGTAACAGGAATGTCCATGCTGAGCCCTTATACTATTATGGGGATGGCTCCCTACTCGCTCAAGGAGAAGCTTGTTCACTCCGAGACTGCGTCGAATATCAGGGTTAAGGGCATGACCTTTCGGTCAATGAATCCATCCCAGTCTGTGGCTGAAATGAAAATGATGATTCAGGGCGAAGGAATTACAGCCTCGTATCTCCTTTTGAATTCGTCTGAAATATTTGATCAGAACCGCAATATGATATTCATTGCCAACGTGTTCGCTTATACGTTTATCATTATGATTTCGCTGATTGCGGCTGCCAATGTGTTCAACACGATTTCCACAAATATCAAGCTGCGCCGGCGGGAGCTTGCTATGCTCCGCTCTGTGGGGATGTCCGACCGCGATTTCAATAAAATGATGTGCTTTGAATGCGCCTTTTATGGCGAGAGGGCTCTGCTTGTCGGGCTTCCCCTGGCAATCATCTTCTCCTGGCTGATTTACAAAGGGATGGTCGCCGGCGGAGCAGACAATATAAATTTTGTGTTTCCGTGGGGCAGTATCGGAATCAGCGTGTTCAGTGTGCTCTTTGTGGTGTTTATTACCATGCTGTATGCCATTAGCAAGATAAAAAAAGAAAATATTATTGACGCACTTCGGGATGACATGAACTGA
- a CDS encoding RNA polymerase sigma factor, with product MEYQIKKAQKGDKEAFVQAITLYLPVMYKVARTRLSSEEDIGDAIQESILSAFKNLQSLKNPSVFHTWLMRILINQCNGIGTKITKVTVDKSRLALSIKVKFRDVKAIKKTSNIHLDLLITDGKGTVISGEGYVNQSIGGYEENTDISNLNNGVLEYNVLLSSLDASIPQMLPTGFAIKFLVNSVDPITIETIKTQFIDSSGKTYQNSGAMSVERTEDNKSLVSMVFEVSQFDKIDSFKLLVKCLGEKEGIVTLVKDVR from the coding sequence GTGGAATATCAAATTAAGAAGGCTCAGAAAGGGGACAAAGAGGCCTTCGTCCAAGCCATAACTTTATACCTTCCGGTAATGTATAAAGTCGCCAGGACAAGATTATCGTCCGAAGAAGACATTGGAGATGCCATTCAGGAATCTATCCTTTCGGCGTTTAAGAACCTACAGTCGCTAAAAAATCCCAGTGTTTTCCACACCTGGCTTATGAGGATTTTAATTAATCAATGTAATGGCATAGGGACGAAAATAACTAAGGTTACTGTGGATAAGTCAAGGCTGGCTCTTTCCATCAAGGTTAAGTTTAGAGATGTCAAAGCAATTAAGAAAACGTCCAATATACATTTGGATTTGTTAATCACAGATGGTAAGGGGACTGTAATTTCCGGAGAGGGGTATGTTAATCAGTCTATAGGCGGATATGAAGAGAATACGGATATCTCTAATTTAAACAATGGGGTATTGGAATACAATGTTTTACTGAGTTCACTTGATGCGAGTATCCCCCAAATGCTGCCGACGGGTTTCGCAATCAAGTTTCTGGTCAATTCAGTTGACCCCATTACTATCGAAACAATTAAAACACAGTTTATTGATTCAAGTGGCAAAACCTATCAAAACTCTGGGGCAATGAGCGTTGAGCGTACAGAGGACAATAAGTCTTTAGTTTCTATGGTGTTTGAAGTATCGCAATTTGATAAAATTGATTCATTTAAGTTACTGGTTAAATGTCTTGGCGAGAAAGAAGGAATTGTTACTTTAGTGAAAGATGTAAGATAG
- a CDS encoding DUF350 domain-containing protein codes for MLLINFLRYLGVTLPLMAFAIFLFTLTTPYQEFKIMFDGDDLENPLKVAAAKAVAFDLGGKILGISFLLASAIYHAVSLWDLVVWALTGIVFLVGIYYLFELLTPGITIRKEIPNGNVGVGIFSFCLSLATGVLMAALISY; via the coding sequence ATGTTATTAATCAATTTCCTTAGGTACTTGGGAGTCACTTTACCATTGATGGCTTTTGCTATCTTTTTATTCACTTTAACTACACCTTATCAGGAATTTAAAATCATGTTTGATGGTGATGATTTGGAGAATCCGTTAAAGGTAGCAGCTGCTAAAGCTGTCGCTTTCGATTTAGGGGGTAAGATACTCGGTATTTCGTTTTTGCTTGCTTCAGCGATCTATCATGCAGTTAGCTTGTGGGATTTGGTGGTTTGGGCTTTAACTGGGATCGTTTTTCTCGTTGGAATTTATTATCTATTTGAACTTTTGACTCCGGGGATTACGATTCGGAAAGAAATACCGAATGGGAATGTGGGCGTCGGGATCTTTTCGTTTTGTTTAAGTTTGGCTACTGGGGTTTTAATGGCGGCTCTGATCAGCTATTAA
- a CDS encoding YwbE family protein — protein MEGNNRVNIKRGTHLLIVQKQDQRTEKLTEGIVKDILTNSPTHPHGIKVRLECGIVGRVKRIIP, from the coding sequence ATGGAAGGAAATAATCGCGTAAATATCAAACGAGGTACACACCTTTTAATAGTTCAAAAACAGGATCAAAGGACGGAAAAATTAACTGAAGGTATTGTAAAAGACATTCTAACTAATTCGCCTACTCATCCTCATGGAATAAAAGTTCGCCTTGAGTGTGGAATAGTGGGTCGAGTAAAGCGAATTATCCCTTAA